A genome region from Pseudomonas sp. S06B 330 includes the following:
- the glyS gene encoding glycine--tRNA ligase subunit beta, with protein sequence MSAQDFLVELGTEELPPKALSALADAFLAGIEKGLQAAGLNYNGKQVYAAPRRLAVLIRQLDTQQPDRSINVDGPPRQAAFDAEGNPTQAALGFAKKCGVELAEIDQSGAKLRFSQHIPGKATASLLPTIVEDSLNDLPIPKRMRWGARKEEFVRPTQWLVMLLGDTVVDCTILAQTAGRDSRGHRFHHPEDVRISAPANYLEDLRKAYVLADFAERREIISKRTAELALQQEGTAIVPPALLDEVTALVEWPVPLVCSFEERFLEVPQEALITTMQDNQKYFCLLDADGKLLPRFITVANVESRDPKQIVEGNEKVVRPRLTDAEFFFKQDKKQPLASFNERLKNVVFQAQLGSVYDKAERVSKLAAFIAQRIGGDAERAARAGLLSKCDLATEMVGEFPEMQGVAGYYYALNDGEPEDVALALNEQYMPRGAGAELPSTLTGAAVAIADKLDTLVGIFGIGMLPTGSKDPYALRRAALGVLRILIEKQLDLNLNEAVEFAVAQFGAKVKAAGLGDQVLEFVFDRLRARYEDEGIDVATYLSVRALKPGSALDFDQRVQAVQAFRQLPEAAALAAVNKRVSNLLSKAEGAVASTVEPKYFDNANEFSLYSAIQQADQAVQPMAAARQYSESLARLAALREPVDAFFEAVMVNADDANVRANRYALLSRLRGLFLGVADISLLG encoded by the coding sequence ATGAGTGCTCAAGATTTCCTGGTTGAACTGGGCACCGAAGAACTGCCGCCAAAAGCCCTGAGCGCCCTGGCTGACGCGTTTCTCGCCGGCATTGAAAAAGGCCTGCAGGCCGCTGGCCTGAACTACAACGGCAAGCAGGTATACGCCGCACCGCGCCGCCTGGCCGTGCTGATCCGTCAGCTGGACACCCAGCAGCCGGACCGCAGCATCAACGTCGATGGCCCGCCCCGTCAGGCCGCGTTCGATGCCGAAGGCAATCCGACCCAAGCGGCGCTTGGTTTTGCCAAGAAGTGCGGCGTAGAGCTGGCAGAAATCGACCAGAGCGGCGCGAAGCTGCGCTTCTCCCAGCACATTCCAGGCAAGGCCACCGCCAGCCTGCTGCCCACCATCGTTGAAGATTCGCTGAACGACCTGCCGATCCCGAAGCGCATGCGTTGGGGTGCTCGCAAGGAAGAGTTCGTGCGTCCGACCCAATGGCTGGTAATGCTGCTGGGCGACACAGTCGTCGACTGCACCATCCTCGCCCAGACGGCAGGCCGTGATTCGCGTGGTCATCGCTTCCACCACCCGGAAGACGTGCGCATCAGCGCTCCAGCGAACTACCTGGAAGACCTGCGCAAGGCCTACGTGCTGGCTGATTTTGCCGAGCGTCGCGAGATCATCAGCAAGCGTACCGCCGAACTCGCCCTGCAGCAGGAAGGTACTGCCATCGTACCGCCGGCGTTGCTCGATGAAGTGACCGCGCTGGTTGAGTGGCCAGTGCCACTGGTCTGCTCGTTCGAGGAACGCTTCCTCGAAGTGCCACAGGAAGCGTTGATCACCACCATGCAGGACAACCAGAAGTACTTCTGCCTGCTGGATGCCGACGGCAAGCTGCTGCCACGCTTCATCACTGTGGCCAACGTCGAAAGCCGCGATCCAAAGCAGATCGTCGAAGGTAACGAGAAGGTCGTGCGCCCACGCCTGACCGACGCCGAGTTCTTCTTCAAGCAAGACAAAAAGCAGCCACTGGCAAGCTTCAACGAGCGCCTCAAGAACGTGGTGTTCCAGGCTCAACTGGGTAGCGTCTACGACAAAGCCGAGCGCGTTTCCAAGCTGGCTGCATTCATTGCCCAGCGCATTGGCGGCGACGCCGAGCGCGCGGCCCGTGCCGGCCTGCTGTCGAAGTGCGATCTGGCTACCGAGATGGTCGGTGAGTTCCCTGAAATGCAAGGTGTTGCCGGCTACTACTACGCCCTCAACGATGGCGAGCCAGAAGATGTTGCCCTGGCCCTGAACGAGCAGTACATGCCGCGCGGTGCCGGTGCGGAACTGCCGTCGACTCTGACCGGCGCGGCCGTGGCCATCGCCGACAAGCTCGACACCCTGGTCGGTATCTTCGGTATCGGCATGCTCCCGACCGGTAGCAAAGACCCCTACGCTCTGCGTCGTGCGGCGCTGGGCGTGCTGCGGATCCTGATCGAGAAGCAGCTGGACCTGAACCTGAACGAAGCAGTGGAATTCGCTGTTGCTCAATTCGGCGCCAAGGTTAAAGCCGCAGGTCTGGGCGACCAGGTGCTGGAGTTCGTCTTCGACCGTCTGCGTGCGCGTTACGAAGATGAAGGCATCGACGTTGCTACCTACCTGTCGGTACGTGCCCTCAAGCCGGGCTCGGCCCTGGACTTCGACCAACGCGTACAGGCTGTACAAGCCTTCCGTCAGCTGCCTGAAGCCGCTGCCCTGGCCGCGGTGAACAAGCGCGTGTCGAACCTGCTGAGCAAAGCAGAAGGCGCGGTAGCGTCCACGGTTGAGCCGAAGTACTTCGACAATGCCAACGAGTTCTCCCTGTACTCGGCAATCCAGCAAGCCGATCAGGCCGTGCAACCGATGGCTGCTGCGCGTCAGTACAGCGAATCGCTGGCACGTTTGGCGGCACTGCGTGAACCGGTCGACGCCTTCTTCGAGGCGGTGATGGTCAACGCCGATGACGCTAATGTACGAGCCAACCGTTATGCCTTGCTCAGCCGCCTGCGCGGTCTGTTCCTGGGCGTGGCCGACATTTCGCTGCTGGGGTAA
- the glyQ gene encoding glycine--tRNA ligase subunit alpha yields the protein MSQPTPAVRTFQDLILALQNYWAEQGCVVLQPYDMEVGAGTFHTATFLRAVGPENWNAAYVQPSRRPADGRYGENPNRLQHYYQFQVVLKPNPANFQELYLGSLKAIGLDPLVHDIRFVEDNWESPTLGAWGLGWEIWLNGMEVTQFTYFQQVGGLECMPVTGEITYGLERLAMYLQGVDSVYDLVWTDGPFGKVTYGDVFHQNEVEQSTYNFEHANVEKLFELFDFYESEANRLIELELPLPTYEMVLKASHTFNLLDARRAISVTARQQYILRVRTLARAVAQSYLQARAKLGFPMASPELRDEALAKLEAAQ from the coding sequence GTGAGCCAGCCTACGCCAGCCGTGCGTACCTTCCAAGACTTGATCCTCGCCCTGCAGAACTACTGGGCCGAGCAAGGTTGTGTGGTACTTCAGCCCTACGATATGGAAGTAGGCGCCGGCACTTTCCATACCGCCACGTTCCTGCGCGCCGTCGGCCCAGAAAACTGGAACGCCGCCTATGTACAGCCGAGCCGTCGCCCGGCTGACGGTCGCTATGGTGAAAACCCCAACCGCCTGCAGCACTACTACCAGTTCCAGGTCGTGCTCAAGCCAAACCCGGCGAATTTCCAGGAACTGTACCTGGGCTCGCTGAAGGCCATCGGCCTCGACCCGCTGGTGCACGACATTCGTTTCGTCGAAGACAACTGGGAATCGCCGACCCTCGGTGCCTGGGGTCTGGGTTGGGAAATCTGGCTCAACGGCATGGAAGTCACCCAGTTCACCTACTTCCAGCAAGTAGGCGGTCTTGAGTGCATGCCGGTCACCGGTGAAATCACCTATGGCCTGGAGCGTCTGGCCATGTACCTGCAGGGTGTCGACTCGGTCTACGACCTGGTCTGGACCGACGGTCCGTTCGGCAAGGTGACCTATGGCGACGTGTTCCACCAGAACGAAGTGGAGCAATCGACCTACAACTTCGAACACGCCAATGTCGAGAAGCTGTTCGAACTGTTCGATTTCTACGAAAGCGAAGCCAATCGCCTGATCGAGCTGGAGCTGCCGCTGCCGACCTACGAAATGGTCCTCAAGGCCTCGCACACCTTCAACCTGCTCGACGCCCGCCGTGCTATCTCGGTGACCGCACGTCAGCAGTACATCCTGCGCGTACGTACCCTGGCCCGGGCCGTGGCGCAAAGCTACCTGCAAGCCCGCGCCAAGCTGGGCTTCCCGATGGCGTCCCCCGAATTGCGTGATGAAGCATTGGCCAAGCTGGAGGCTGCACAATGA
- a CDS encoding DNA-3-methyladenine glycosylase I, with translation MPRCFWCTDDPLYQAYHDQEWGTPQREPGQLFEMLLLEGFQAGLSWITVLKKRERYRQVLFGFDPQRLAQMSDEEIEERMLDPGIIRNRLKLNAARRNARAWLELENPGEWLWSFVGGAPKINHFSQRSDVPAVTDEAKAMSKALQKAGFTFVGPTICYAFMQATGMVMDHTIDCDRYAALLR, from the coding sequence ATGCCACGTTGCTTTTGGTGTACCGATGATCCGCTTTACCAGGCTTATCACGATCAGGAGTGGGGCACGCCGCAGCGCGAGCCGGGTCAGTTGTTCGAGATGCTGTTGCTCGAAGGCTTCCAGGCTGGGCTGTCGTGGATCACGGTGCTGAAGAAGCGAGAGCGTTATCGTCAAGTGCTGTTCGGCTTTGATCCGCAGCGTCTGGCGCAGATGAGTGACGAAGAGATTGAGGAGCGGATGCTCGACCCCGGCATTATCCGCAACCGTCTCAAGCTCAACGCTGCACGACGCAATGCACGTGCCTGGCTGGAGCTGGAGAACCCCGGCGAGTGGCTTTGGTCATTTGTCGGCGGCGCACCGAAAATCAATCATTTCAGCCAGCGTAGTGACGTTCCGGCCGTCACTGATGAAGCCAAGGCCATGAGCAAGGCATTACAAAAGGCTGGCTTCACTTTTGTTGGGCCGACCATCTGCTACGCCTTCATGCAGGCCACTGGCATGGTCATGGATCACACCATCGATTGTGATCGCTACGCCGCGTTGCTGCGCTGA
- a CDS encoding lysophospholipid acyltransferase, which yields MDKFKGALMVGALRLFAKLPWGAVQRVGAAIGWLMWKLPNSSREVVRINLAKCFPEMDPVAREKLVGQTLKDIGKSFTESACAWIWPAQRSIDLVREVEGLEVLQAALASGKGVVGITSHLGNWEVLNHFYCNQCKPIIFYRPPKLKAVDDLLREQRVQLGNRVAASTKEGILSIIKEVRKGGQVGIPADPEPAESAGVFVPFFATKALTSKFVPNMLAGGKAVGVFLHALRLPDGSGFKVILEAAPEAMYSEDTETSAAAMSQVVERYVRAYPSQYMWSMKRFKKRPPGEARWY from the coding sequence GTGGATAAGTTCAAGGGCGCCTTGATGGTCGGGGCGTTGCGATTGTTTGCCAAGCTTCCTTGGGGTGCGGTGCAGCGAGTCGGAGCGGCCATTGGCTGGCTGATGTGGAAGCTGCCGAACAGTTCGCGCGAGGTGGTGCGTATCAACCTGGCCAAGTGTTTTCCGGAGATGGATCCGGTGGCACGCGAGAAACTGGTCGGTCAGACCCTGAAGGACATCGGCAAATCCTTTACCGAAAGCGCCTGCGCCTGGATCTGGCCCGCTCAACGCTCGATTGATCTGGTTCGCGAAGTTGAAGGCCTGGAAGTGCTGCAGGCGGCGCTGGCCTCGGGTAAGGGTGTGGTTGGCATCACCAGCCACCTGGGCAACTGGGAAGTGCTTAATCACTTCTATTGCAACCAGTGCAAACCGATTATTTTCTACCGTCCGCCCAAGCTTAAGGCGGTCGATGATCTGTTGCGTGAACAGCGTGTGCAGCTGGGTAACCGCGTGGCGGCTTCCACCAAGGAAGGCATCCTGAGCATTATCAAGGAAGTGCGCAAAGGGGGTCAGGTGGGTATTCCGGCAGACCCGGAGCCAGCCGAGTCGGCGGGCGTCTTCGTGCCTTTCTTTGCCACCAAGGCGCTGACCAGCAAGTTCGTGCCCAACATGCTCGCAGGCGGCAAGGCGGTTGGGGTGTTCCTGCATGCCCTGCGCCTGCCGGACGGTTCCGGCTTCAAGGTGATCCTGGAAGCGGCCCCTGAAGCGATGTACAGCGAAGATACCGAGACCTCGGCTGCTGCGATGAGTCAGGTGGTTGAGCGCTATGTGCGGGCTTATCCGAGCCAATACATGTGGAGCATGAAGCGCTTCAAGAAGCGTCCGCCCGGAGAGGCGCGCTGGTACTGA
- a CDS encoding tetratricopeptide repeat protein yields the protein MRESLEKMLAKGVDNALLRFGLGKAWLDEGNGVEAAVHLQRCVEFDPKYSAAWKLLGKAYQLQGDLAGARQSWQQGLEAAKAHGDKQAEKEMTVFLKKLDKAV from the coding sequence ATGCGCGAATCACTGGAAAAGATGCTGGCCAAGGGTGTGGATAACGCCCTGCTGCGCTTCGGCCTGGGCAAAGCCTGGCTGGACGAAGGCAATGGCGTCGAGGCCGCTGTGCACCTGCAACGCTGCGTCGAATTCGATCCGAAGTATTCGGCGGCGTGGAAACTGTTGGGCAAGGCGTATCAGCTGCAGGGTGACCTGGCAGGTGCACGGCAGTCTTGGCAGCAGGGGTTGGAAGCGGCCAAGGCGCATGGTGACAAGCAGGCCGAGAAAGAGATGACGGTGTTTCTCAAGAAGCTGGATAAAGCGGTTTAG
- the trkA gene encoding Trk system potassium transporter TrkA: MKIIILGAGQVGGTLAEHLASEANDITVVDTDGERLRDLGDRLDIRTVQGRASFPTVLRQAGADDADMLVAVTNSDETNMVACQVAYTLFHTPTKIARVRESAYLTRAGLFDNDAIPVDVLISPEQVVTHYIKRLIEHPGALQVIDFAEGKAQLVAVKAYYGGPLVGQQLRQIREHMPNVDTRVAAIFRRDRPILPQGDTVIEADDEVFFIAAKAHIRAVMGELRRIDETNKRVVIAGGGQIGERLAEAIESRYQVKIIEMNPARCRYLSDTLDSTVVLQGSASDRDLMLEENIAEADIFLALTNDDEANIMSSLLAKRLGARKVMTIINNPAYVDLVQGGDIDIAISPQLATIGTLLAHVRRGDIVSVHSLRRGAAEAIEAIAHGDSKSSKVIGKAIEDIALPPGTTIGAIIRDEEVLIAHDDTVIEAGDHVILFVVDKKYIRDVEKLFHVGLSFF; this comes from the coding sequence ATGAAGATCATCATCCTGGGCGCAGGACAGGTCGGCGGTACGCTGGCCGAGCACCTGGCCAGCGAAGCCAACGACATCACTGTGGTCGACACCGATGGCGAGCGCCTGCGCGACCTCGGCGACCGCCTGGACATCCGCACCGTCCAGGGCCGCGCCTCGTTCCCAACAGTTCTGCGCCAGGCTGGTGCCGACGATGCCGACATGCTGGTAGCGGTGACCAACAGTGACGAGACCAACATGGTCGCCTGCCAGGTCGCCTACACCCTGTTCCACACCCCAACCAAGATTGCCCGGGTGCGTGAGTCGGCCTACCTGACCCGCGCCGGCCTGTTCGACAATGACGCCATCCCTGTCGATGTACTGATCAGCCCTGAGCAAGTGGTAACCCATTACATCAAGCGCCTGATTGAGCACCCAGGTGCCCTGCAGGTGATCGACTTCGCCGAAGGCAAAGCCCAGCTGGTAGCGGTCAAGGCTTACTACGGCGGGCCGTTGGTCGGTCAGCAACTGCGCCAGATCCGTGAGCACATGCCCAACGTCGATACCCGCGTCGCGGCGATCTTCCGCCGTGACCGGCCGATTCTGCCCCAGGGCGACACGGTGATCGAGGCCGACGACGAAGTCTTCTTCATTGCCGCCAAAGCTCACATCCGTGCGGTGATGGGTGAGTTGCGACGCATCGATGAGACCAACAAGCGGGTGGTCATCGCCGGTGGCGGGCAGATCGGCGAACGCCTGGCCGAGGCAATCGAAAGTCGCTACCAGGTGAAGATCATCGAGATGAACCCGGCACGCTGCCGTTACCTCTCCGACACCCTGGACAGCACTGTAGTGTTGCAAGGCAGCGCCTCGGACCGTGACCTGATGCTTGAAGAGAACATCGCCGAAGCCGATATCTTCCTGGCCCTGACCAACGATGACGAGGCCAACATCATGTCCTCGCTGCTGGCCAAACGCCTGGGCGCGCGCAAGGTGATGACCATCATCAACAACCCGGCTTATGTCGACCTGGTCCAAGGTGGTGACATCGACATCGCCATCAGCCCGCAGCTGGCCACCATTGGCACCTTGCTCGCCCACGTGCGCCGTGGCGACATCGTCAGCGTGCACTCACTGCGCCGCGGTGCAGCTGAGGCTATCGAGGCGATCGCCCATGGCGACTCGAAATCGAGCAAGGTGATCGGCAAGGCCATCGAAGACATCGCCCTGCCGCCAGGCACCACCATCGGCGCGATCATTCGTGACGAAGAAGTGCTTATCGCCCACGACGACACAGTGATCGAAGCAGGTGACCACGTGATCCTCTTCGTTGTGGATAAGAAGTACATCCGTGACGTCGAGAAGCTGTTCCATGTAGGGTTGAGCTTCTTCTAA
- the rsmB gene encoding 16S rRNA (cytosine(967)-C(5))-methyltransferase RsmB: protein MNPRLAAARALAAVLSGKASLNSSLPAQLDKVELRDRGLTQDLAFGTARWQPRLSALAERLLQKPFKAADADVEALLLVGLYQLLYTRVPAHAAIGETVGCADKLKKPWAKALLNAVLRRAQRESTDIFAELERDPVVRTAHPRWLQKSLKAFWPDQWEAICAANNAHPPMILRVNRRHHSREGYLELLRAAGLEASACQYSVDGILLAQACDVRGLPGFDQGWISVQDEAAQLAADLLDLAPGQRVLDACCAPGGKTCHLLEAEAKLEAVVAIDLEAKRLVRVRENLDRLGLDAQLIACDARDTASWWDGKGFQRILLDAPCSATGVIRRHPDIKMTRQADDIPALAALQGELLDALWPTLEVGGILLYATCSSLPTENTEVIEAFLARTPGARELDLATQAGLRQPHGRQLLAQEGGHDGFYYAKLIKIAATRG from the coding sequence ATGAACCCACGTCTGGCAGCCGCCCGCGCCCTGGCGGCAGTACTCAGCGGCAAAGCTTCTTTGAACAGCTCGTTGCCCGCTCAACTGGACAAAGTCGAGTTGCGTGACCGTGGCCTGACCCAGGACCTGGCGTTCGGTACCGCACGCTGGCAGCCAAGGCTCTCGGCCTTGGCTGAACGTCTGCTGCAAAAACCGTTCAAGGCAGCCGATGCCGATGTCGAAGCCTTGCTTCTGGTTGGCCTGTATCAACTGCTCTACACCCGCGTTCCCGCTCATGCGGCAATCGGTGAAACGGTTGGCTGTGCCGACAAGCTGAAAAAGCCTTGGGCCAAGGCCCTGCTCAATGCCGTACTGCGCCGCGCGCAACGCGAAAGCACCGACATCTTCGCGGAGCTTGAGCGTGATCCAGTGGTGCGCACAGCCCATCCGCGGTGGCTGCAGAAGTCGCTCAAGGCCTTCTGGCCTGACCAGTGGGAAGCCATTTGCGCCGCGAACAATGCCCACCCGCCGATGATCCTGCGGGTCAATCGCCGTCACCACAGTCGTGAGGGCTACCTTGAACTGTTGCGGGCAGCGGGCCTTGAAGCCAGCGCCTGCCAATACAGCGTCGATGGCATCCTTCTCGCCCAGGCCTGCGATGTGCGCGGTCTGCCTGGGTTCGATCAGGGCTGGATCAGCGTCCAGGACGAAGCGGCGCAACTGGCTGCCGACCTGCTCGACCTCGCGCCTGGCCAGCGGGTGCTCGATGCCTGCTGTGCACCTGGCGGCAAGACCTGCCACCTGCTCGAAGCCGAGGCAAAACTGGAGGCCGTGGTTGCCATTGACCTGGAAGCCAAACGTCTGGTGCGGGTCCGGGAAAACCTCGACCGTCTGGGCCTGGATGCCCAGCTGATTGCCTGTGATGCCCGCGATACCGCCAGTTGGTGGGACGGCAAGGGTTTCCAGCGCATCCTGCTGGATGCACCGTGCTCTGCCACCGGCGTCATTCGCCGTCATCCAGACATCAAGATGACCCGCCAGGCCGACGATATTCCGGCCTTGGCTGCGTTGCAGGGCGAGCTACTCGACGCCCTGTGGCCGACCCTCGAAGTCGGCGGCATCCTGCTGTATGCCACCTGCTCGAGCCTGCCGACGGAAAACACTGAAGTCATCGAGGCATTCCTCGCCCGTACGCCAGGTGCCCGCGAGCTGGACCTGGCGACCCAGGCCGGCCTGCGCCAGCCGCACGGCCGCCAGTTACTGGCCCAGGAAGGCGGACACGATGGCTTCTACTATGCCAAGCTGATCAAAATCGCCGCCACGCGCGGATAA
- the fmt gene encoding methionyl-tRNA formyltransferase → MRIVFAGTPEFAAEHLKALIDSPYEVVAVYTQPDRPAGRGQKLMPSAVKQLAVDNGIQVLQPPTLRNAEAQAELAALQPDLMVVVAYGLILPQAVLDIPRLGCINSHASLLPRWRGAAPIQRAVEAGDSESGVTVMRMEAGLDTGPMLLKVSTPISATDTGGSLHDRLAQMGPPAVLQAVAGLAAGTLQGEVQDDSLATYAHKLNKDEARLDWSRPAVELERLVRAFNPWPICHSTLNGEAVKVLAASLSTASGAPGEILEASKDGLIVACGEQALCLTRLQLPGGKALNFSDLFNSRREKFATGTVLGQ, encoded by the coding sequence ATGCGCATTGTCTTTGCAGGCACCCCAGAGTTTGCCGCCGAACACCTCAAGGCCTTGATCGACAGCCCCTACGAAGTGGTGGCCGTCTACACCCAACCAGACCGTCCGGCCGGGCGCGGGCAAAAGCTGATGCCCAGTGCGGTCAAGCAACTGGCTGTGGATAACGGCATTCAAGTCCTGCAACCGCCGACCCTGCGCAATGCTGAAGCTCAAGCTGAACTGGCTGCGCTGCAGCCGGACCTGATGGTCGTGGTCGCCTACGGCCTGATCCTGCCGCAAGCGGTGCTGGACATCCCGCGCCTGGGTTGCATCAACAGCCATGCCTCGCTGCTGCCACGCTGGCGCGGTGCCGCGCCGATCCAGCGCGCGGTGGAAGCCGGTGACAGCGAAAGCGGCGTGACCGTGATGCGAATGGAAGCCGGCCTGGATACCGGTCCGATGCTGCTGAAAGTGTCTACCCCAATCAGCGCCACCGACACCGGCGGCAGCCTGCATGACCGTCTTGCCCAGATGGGCCCACCAGCAGTCCTGCAAGCCGTCGCCGGCCTGGCCGCTGGCACGCTGCAAGGTGAAGTCCAGGACGACAGCCTGGCCACCTACGCCCACAAGCTGAACAAAGACGAAGCGCGCCTGGACTGGAGCCGCCCAGCCGTCGAGCTGGAGCGCCTGGTTCGCGCCTTCAATCCCTGGCCGATCTGCCACAGCACCCTCAACGGTGAAGCAGTGAAAGTGCTCGCTGCGAGCTTATCCACAGCTAGCGGCGCACCAGGTGAAATCCTTGAGGCCAGCAAAGACGGTCTGATCGTTGCCTGTGGTGAACAGGCCTTGTGCCTGACCCGCCTGCAACTGCCGGGTGGCAAGGCGCTTAACTTCAGCGACCTGTTCAACAGCCGCCGCGAGAAGTTCGCTACCGGCACGGTACTCGGTCAATGA
- the def gene encoding peptide deformylase, giving the protein MAILNILEFPDPRLRTIAKPVDVVDDGVRQLIDDMFETMYEAPGIGLAATQINVHKRIVVMDLSEDRSEPRVFINPELEMLTDEMDQYQEGCLSVPGFYENVDRPVRVKVKALDRDGKPYELIAEGLLAVCIQHECDHLNGKLFVDYLSTLKRDRIKKKLEKQHRQQA; this is encoded by the coding sequence ATGGCCATTCTGAACATCCTCGAATTCCCGGACCCGCGTCTTCGCACCATCGCCAAACCGGTGGACGTAGTCGACGACGGCGTTCGCCAGTTGATCGATGACATGTTTGAAACCATGTACGAAGCCCCTGGCATCGGCCTGGCGGCAACCCAGATCAACGTGCACAAACGCATCGTGGTCATGGACCTGAGCGAAGATCGCAGCGAACCACGGGTGTTCATCAACCCCGAGCTCGAGATGCTCACCGACGAAATGGATCAGTACCAGGAAGGTTGCCTGTCGGTACCCGGGTTCTACGAGAACGTTGATCGCCCAGTACGGGTCAAGGTCAAGGCGCTGGATCGCGATGGCAAGCCCTACGAGCTGATTGCCGAAGGCCTGCTGGCCGTGTGCATCCAGCACGAATGCGATCATCTTAACGGCAAATTGTTCGTCGATTACCTGTCGACGCTCAAACGTGACCGAATCAAGAAAAAGCTGGAAAAACAGCATCGCCAGCAAGCTTGA
- the dprA gene encoding DNA-processing protein DprA has product MPQPAYRACSPAELEARLRLHRLPGLGPKRFHSLLQAFGSASAAFSAPASAWRALGLPDVSAHARRSPEVRDGAAAALAWLERRDQHLLMWDDPAYPGLLAEVDAAPPLLFVAGNPALLEKPQLAIVGSRRASPPALDTAAAFSRHLAQGGFVITSGLALGIDGAAHQAALDVDGQTVAVLGTGLQKLYPQRHRALAAAMIEQGSAVISEFPLDAGPVAANFPRRNRIISGLSLGVLVVEASLASGSLITARLAAEQGREVYAIPGSIHHPGSKGCHQLIRDGALLVESVEQIVETLQGWQRLPPVQDAEAVGSRHALEALLLAAPQTSEALANSSGWPLSKVLAALTDLEVAGRVCNEAGRWFARPS; this is encoded by the coding sequence ATGCCACAACCCGCTTATCGGGCCTGCTCACCTGCCGAACTCGAAGCGCGATTGCGCCTGCACCGTTTGCCTGGGCTAGGGCCGAAACGTTTTCATTCGCTCCTGCAGGCATTCGGTAGCGCATCGGCGGCGTTCAGTGCGCCGGCCAGTGCCTGGAGAGCGTTGGGGCTTCCCGATGTCAGTGCTCATGCCCGGCGTAGCCCTGAAGTGCGCGACGGCGCTGCAGCCGCATTGGCCTGGCTAGAGCGTCGCGACCAGCATTTGCTGATGTGGGATGATCCTGCCTACCCCGGCCTGCTGGCGGAAGTGGATGCCGCGCCACCCTTGCTGTTTGTCGCTGGCAACCCTGCTCTGCTGGAAAAACCACAACTGGCGATCGTCGGCAGTCGCCGCGCATCGCCCCCGGCACTGGACACTGCTGCCGCCTTTTCCCGGCACCTGGCACAGGGTGGATTTGTGATCACCAGCGGCTTGGCTCTGGGGATCGACGGTGCCGCCCATCAGGCTGCGCTGGATGTCGATGGGCAGACGGTCGCGGTGTTGGGAACTGGCCTGCAGAAACTTTATCCACAACGGCATCGAGCGTTGGCCGCGGCGATGATCGAACAGGGCAGTGCCGTGATTTCCGAATTTCCCTTGGATGCCGGGCCGGTGGCGGCTAATTTCCCCCGCCGTAATCGCATCATCAGCGGTCTGTCGCTGGGTGTGTTGGTGGTTGAAGCGAGTTTGGCCAGTGGTTCGCTGATCACCGCACGCTTGGCAGCCGAACAAGGGCGTGAGGTCTATGCCATTCCCGGTTCGATCCATCATCCGGGGTCCAAGGGCTGTCACCAGCTGATTCGTGATGGGGCGTTGTTGGTGGAGAGCGTCGAGCAGATTGTCGAAACCCTGCAAGGCTGGCAGCGATTGCCGCCGGTGCAGGACGCCGAGGCCGTTGGCAGCCGGCATGCGCTTGAAGCCTTGTTGCTGGCAGCGCCGCAAACCAGCGAAGCACTGGCCAACAGTAGCGGCTGGCCGTTGTCCAAAGTGCTGGCGGCGTTAACCGATCTTGAAGTGGCCGGACGGGTGTGTAATGAAGCTGGGCGTTGGTTTGCCCGGCCTAGCTAA
- a CDS encoding L-threonylcarbamoyladenylate synthase, giving the protein MVSSWRVQQAAREIRAGAVIAYPTEAVWGLGCDPWNEEAVDRLLAIKSRSVDKGVILVADNIRQFDFLFEDFPEVWLDRMGSTWPGPNTWLVPHQNMLPEWITGVHDTVALRVSDHPVIRELCSLVGPLVSTSANPQGRPAAKSRLRVEQYFRGQLDLVLGGALGGRRNPSVIRDLVTGDVVRAG; this is encoded by the coding sequence ATGGTGAGCAGTTGGCGTGTGCAACAAGCCGCGCGTGAAATTCGGGCCGGTGCGGTTATTGCCTATCCAACCGAGGCCGTTTGGGGTTTGGGCTGTGATCCCTGGAACGAGGAAGCAGTGGATCGCTTACTGGCGATCAAGTCGCGCTCGGTCGACAAGGGGGTGATCCTGGTTGCCGATAACATCCGCCAATTCGACTTTTTGTTCGAGGATTTCCCCGAAGTCTGGCTCGACCGCATGGGCAGTACCTGGCCTGGGCCGAACACCTGGCTGGTGCCGCATCAGAACATGTTGCCGGAGTGGATTACCGGGGTGCACGACACCGTAGCCCTGCGTGTCAGCGACCATCCTGTGATACGTGAGCTGTGCTCTCTGGTTGGGCCGCTGGTATCGACGTCTGCCAACCCTCAGGGCCGTCCCGCTGCGAAGTCACGTTTGCGCGTCGAGCAGTATTTCCGTGGGCAACTGGACCTGGTCCTGGGCGGCGCATTGGGTGGGCGACGCAATCCAAGTGTGATTCGCGATCTAGTGACTGGAGATGTGGTGCGGGCAGGTTGA